A window of Acropora muricata isolate sample 2 chromosome 3, ASM3666990v1, whole genome shotgun sequence contains these coding sequences:
- the LOC136910906 gene encoding collagen triple helix repeat-containing protein 1-like — MMAKRGISVPALCAELLLFIALRSANGNNSPGDNKTIPQQMSCGQTSCACAAGIPGIPGIPGPAGPAGAAGSHGNRGPEGPMGPRGSKGDEGARGSRGVQGLKGATGLSGPTGARGSRGEKGARGPQGSPGPRGADGLLVKNWKQCVYKNMNDDRDTGLIKECLFNKKSSKTGLRVFFNGVLRLHNCHGCCRRWYFTFNGAECSAPAAIDGIVYMVHGNSGKKNLHRVRQIEGVCEKVHKGTVRVGFWVGNCKGYGTADAYTGWNSVSRIYVEEVPPPQA, encoded by the exons ATGATGGCAAAGCGAGGCATATCTGTACCCGCACTCTGCGCAGAGCTGTTATTGTTCATTGCTCTACGTTCTGCCAATGGAAACAACAGCCCAGGAGACAACAAG acCATTCCTCAACAAATGTCATGTGGTCAGACATCATGTGCTTGCGCAGCAGGTATTCCAGGCATCCCGGGAATTCCTGGACCTGCGGGACCAGCAGGTGCTGCAGGATCACATGGGAATCGTGGACCCGAAGGACCCATGGGTCCGCGAGGGAGCAAGGGCGATGAAGGCGCCCGAGGCAGCCGCGGTGTCCAAGGTCTTAAAGGAGCTACGGGACTCTCGGGGCCAACCGGCGCTCGAGGAAGCAGAGGTGAAAAAGGCGCTCGAGGACCTCAAGGGTCCCCAGGTCCCAGAGGAGCTGATGGGTTGTTGGTGAAAAACTGGAAGCAGTGTGTTTACAAGAACATGAATGATGACAGGGATACTGGCTTGATAAAG GAATGCCTTTTCAACAAGAAATCTTCCAAAACTGGGCTGCGAGTCTTTTTCAATGGAGTTCTTCGTCTCCACAATTGTCATGGTTGCTGCAGACGGTGGTATTTCACCTTCAATGGCGCAGAATGCTCAGCTCCAGCAGCCATTGATGGAATCGTTTACATGGTCCACGGAAACAGCGGGAAGAAAAATTTGCACCGAGTGCGTCAAATAGAAGGCGTCTGTGAGAAGGTCCACAAAGGCACGGTACGCGTGGGATTCTGGGTCGgtaattgcaaaggctatggaaCTGCTGATGCCTACACAGGCTGGAACTCAGTATCCCGGATCTACGTGGAAGAAGTGCCTCCCCCACAGGCTTAA